The genomic DNA GTAGCGCCGCCATGACATCCGACAGAGCTTTGGTGTTTGCCGGGTTCTCGAGGGCTTCCaccgacgcgctcgtcggcaccgCCCGTGATGCCGCGGACTCACCAATGGCTAGAGAGGAGAACCGGCGAAGAAGCTCGTCGCGTTGGCCCGCATCGGAGCAGAATGTCATGTACCGCTCCACGATCTTGGTGTAATACCTTTCCTGCGTCTTGAAGTCGAGGAGCctcgagcaccaccagcgtCAGCGCTTGGGCAGAATAGGCCATGATGCATCTCATGTCCAGCGTGCGACGCGCCGGCGAACCTACCGCGTGTCTCCCTTGGAGGGCAGACCAATGCTCTCGAGGGGAtcctgctcgacgggcttgAGCCTCCCCCACGGCCCCGAAGGGGCCTTGGTGCCTCTGTTTGGCATCACCTCTCACTCAGCTGCCAGCGGCCACCATGCCTGCATGCGCGCCCGTGTACAGAGGTAAAATTTGCGGTCAATGCGGTTTGGCGGCGTGGTCTACCGTTTTGACGTGCGagtcggggcggcgtcgatgagagTTTGCGGTTGCAGTGATGgactcgcccgcctcacTGACtggtagtacctaccttaccaAGGCAACGCCCGTTGATGTTGGCGGTAACTCAGGTACGTTAGGTATTGCGCGTTACGAGCCGGAGCGAACAGTACCTTAGGTAGCACCTGCTTCCCTGGACTTGATCTAATGGCGGCGCCCCACGGGAATTGATAAATACCTAGGTACCGATCAGGTACCTAACTTTAGTACTGGGGTTGACCGAGCTGATGATACCTGCCAAAGTCCCAGGCAGGCGGTCGGAAATGCACCGCTAGACAACTTCACACGCACCAACAACGCGTACTTTCATTGCCTTGAAGCCGGCCACATCAGACTGCTGATATGGCTACCGACCTAATTTAAACGGCCATGTTGATGGGCGCGTTAGACTACAAGACATACAAAGTAGAACACCGCTCCATCGTGACCAACGAGCCTGTCCGCCTTGTCTAAGGCAATTGACTGCGCCATGTTATACTGTCTAGGTTTCCTATGCCTTCATCGCCACATGCATACTTCCACGCAACCATGGGTATCACAACACGCGCTTCCCTCTACCGCGAGCTCCACGCCTCAAACagcggcaacagcaacaaTGACAAACATGCGCGACCCATCAGGCGTGAAGCCTTTCCGCCACCGTGACGGTGTCCCAGTTGGATGGGCCAAGTGCCTCATAGCCGCCTCGCTTCGAAATCACGCGGCCAAGTCCTTGATGCACTTCAGCTTGAAAGGGGCCAAAAGACATCCTCTCGCCGTCAATGCTGATGTACCCGTCGTCCTGATCCCGCGGGATAATGCGGTAGGCTGAGATCTTCTTGTATGCGACATGCGGGCTGTCGAAGAACTTGCCCGATTCGACTGACATGAGCGTCTTGGTTGCCGTGACCGGAGATAGATCGCCGTTCATCGTCACCAGATCCATGCAGCCGTCTGATGCCACTGCAGCCGAGAAGAAGTTGAGATCCGGGGCCATGTAGGCCATCTGCATCGTCTCTTTTTAGCCAAGGGGAGGTGGGCGAGAGGGTTATGGTAGATGACTCACGTTTCCGCAATAAAAGTTGCCAATCTTGTCGTAGGACACCAGCTCCCAGCCCTCGGGCAGAGCATCCTCAACCGTCCCATACTTCAGGGGTGGCAGGCCCTCACCATCATGGCTGTCGGGTGTCAGAAACGTTTTCCGGAGGCTCGCGTCACTGGCATGGCGCTTGTAGTGCTCCTTGACTTCGTCCTTTTGCTCTGCTTCGACCTTGACTGCTAGGTCGCATGGATAGCACTTTTGGCGGAAGATTCTCGTGATGACACCAAAGTCGAAACGCTTGCTGCCCATCCACCGCAGGTACTCGGTGCCCAGGTCACTCTCCGCGATGATACCGAGTGACTGGGACAGAAACGACATCAGGCGCCGATCACCCTGGGTGATGGAAACGAGGTCCAGAGGCGTCACGACTCCCTTGATGATtgcaagggcggcaagggcaggACGGTGGGAGCCGTACAGGTTGCAGGCCATGGCGT from Purpureocillium takamizusanense chromosome 4, complete sequence includes the following:
- the LCB4 gene encoding Sphingosine kinase (EggNog:ENOG503NVE8~COG:G) encodes the protein MRHTLADASGNRLVPLYNILWADATGHQLQISYAAQPSKTSIKLETWTFDLDGSDEPPVDGVTPKDFASTLISRAYGDAQPQKRAYVLINPHSGPGGGLRKWEKYAKPLFEAARMHIDDIVLSKGGEAVSLVENMDIDKYDTIVACSGDGTPHEIFNGLAKRPDAKRALSKIAVSHIPCGSGNAMACNLYGSHRPALAALAIIKGVVTPLDLVSITQGDRRLMSFLSQSLGIIAESDLGTEYLRWMGSKRFDFGVITRIFRQKCYPCDLAVKVEAEQKDEVKEHYKRHASDASLRKTFLTPDSHDGEGLPPLKYGTVEDALPEGWELVSYDKIGNFYCGNMAYMAPDLNFFSAAVASDGCMDLVTMNGDLSPVTATKTLMSVESGKFFDSPHVAYKKISAYRIIPRDQDDGYISIDGERMSFGPFQAEVHQGLGRVISKRGGYEALGPSNWDTVTVAERLHA
- the LCB4 gene encoding Sphingosine kinase (EggNog:ENOG503NVE8~COG:G), translating into MDTQQPASAVNGRNGHVSPTTNGENGSSRNGSAAARLLLPGGGTLAVAEKHLVISDASGNRLVPLYNILWADATGHQLQISYAAQPSKTSIKLETWTFDLDGSDEPPVDGVTPKDFASTLISRAYGDAQPQKRAYVLINPHSGPGGGLRKWEKYAKPLFEAARMHIDDIVLSKGGEAVSLVENMDIDKYDTIVACSGDGTPHEIFNGLAKRPDAKRALSKIAVSHIPCGSGNAMACNLYGSHRPALAALAIIKGVVTPLDLVSITQGDRRLMSFLSQSLGIIAESDLGTEYLRWMGSKRFDFGVITRIFRQKCYPCDLAVKVEAEQKDEVKEHYKRHASDASLRKTFLTPDSHDGEGLPPLKYGTVEDALPEGWELVSYDKIGNFYCGNMAYMAPDLNFFSAAVASDGCMDLVTMNGDLSPVTATKTLMSVESGKFFDSPHVAYKKISAYRIIPRDQDDGYISIDGERMSFGPFQAEVHQGLGRVISKRGGYEALGPSNWDTVTVAERLHA